A single window of Plasmodium reichenowi strain SY57 chromosome 14, whole genome shotgun sequence DNA harbors:
- a CDS encoding hypothetical protein (conserved Plasmodium protein, unknown function) yields MDDKKENLNENISQEIVNINNNIVVEKESNKCTSLLNNSSNNNNISDELQNEINKMIKRNVTYLNIKENDKNYLRTKKVNINKDNVKNKPIRRTYNKFKKVSTKKNNKLKQLTKAGRDLENKMLEEISERRKKNKIQKEKKKAQKLEGELKVGNMTVIKDISKLRKSDKKTKNKIYKLSSEVINKIMKKK; encoded by the coding sequence ATGgatgataaaaaagaaaaccTTAACGAAAATATATCCCAAGAAatagtaaatataaataataatatagttGTTGAAAAGGAAAGCAATAAATGTACAAGCCTTTTAAACaatagtagtaataataataatatatctgATGAATTACAGAACGAAATTAACAAGATGATAAAGAGAAATGTcacatatttaaatataaaagagaatgataaaaattatttaaggacaaaaaaagttaatataaacaaaGATAATGTAAAAAACAAACCTATAAGAAGAACGTacaataaatttaaaaaagtgtcaacaaaaaaaaataacaaacTTAAACAATTAACGAAAGCAGGTAGGgatttagaaaataaaatgttaGAGGAAATAAGtgaaagaagaaaaaagaataaaatacaaaaagaaaaaaagaaagcTCAAAAATTAGAAGGAGAACTAAAGGTTGGAAATATGACTGTTATTAAAGATATTTCGAAATTAAGAAAAAGTGATAAAAAAAcgaaaaataaaatatataaattgtCCTCTGAagttataaataaaattatgaagaaaaagtaa